Proteins co-encoded in one Nitratireductor kimnyeongensis genomic window:
- a CDS encoding nuclear transport factor 2 family protein — MSEEEVRSLVQSFLKALNTNDHDAALAMVSEDVAHDPFDGEREIGREKLGWRLGLRGRHFDERLADITVMNAPGGIRAAAEFTVRGTYRTTAEGLPEAAGQTYTLPGGMFFEIDGGEITRISEQRNPVQWWAALSATC; from the coding sequence ATGTCCGAGGAAGAGGTACGAAGCCTTGTGCAATCTTTTCTGAAAGCCCTGAACACCAACGATCATGATGCAGCTCTGGCAATGGTAAGCGAGGATGTGGCGCACGATCCGTTTGATGGTGAAAGGGAGATCGGGCGCGAGAAACTGGGATGGCGTCTCGGACTGAGGGGGCGGCATTTTGATGAGCGCCTGGCGGATATCACGGTGATGAACGCTCCTGGTGGCATTCGGGCTGCTGCGGAGTTCACGGTTCGCGGCACCTACCGAACAACTGCAGAAGGCCTTCCGGAGGCGGCTGGGCAAACCTATACGCTCCCCGGTGGGATGTTTTTCGAGATCGATGGCGGCGAAATCACGCGGATCAGCGAGCAGCGGAACCCGGTACAGTGGTGGGCGGCTTTGTCGGCCACCTGCTGA
- a CDS encoding SIMPL domain-containing protein, whose protein sequence is MTKSVFPAVFAAPVLAVSLLSAVPTLADDRDKRIIVTGEGEAAVSPDMAILTIAVVREAETARDALDANNQAMTAVIDAMKEDGIEARDLQTGGLSINPRYVYPNEKNDEKTPRIVGYEVGNTLTVRIRDLDKVGAVLDKSVTLGVNQGGDLSFTNDDPSEATTEARKRAVKDALDKANTLAEAAGVKLGDIVEISEQMHQRAPMPFAGKAVRMQASAEAVPVEAGENAYQVQVNVTFELDR, encoded by the coding sequence ATGACCAAATCCGTCTTCCCCGCCGTATTCGCTGCTCCCGTGCTTGCTGTTTCCCTGCTCAGCGCTGTTCCAACTTTGGCAGACGATAGGGATAAGCGAATTATCGTGACTGGCGAGGGAGAAGCGGCTGTCAGCCCCGATATGGCAATTCTCACAATCGCCGTGGTGCGTGAAGCAGAAACGGCACGCGACGCTCTCGACGCAAACAATCAGGCAATGACCGCTGTCATCGATGCAATGAAGGAAGACGGCATTGAAGCGCGTGATCTGCAGACGGGCGGACTATCGATCAATCCGCGCTATGTCTATCCGAACGAGAAGAATGACGAGAAGACGCCGCGGATCGTGGGCTACGAGGTTGGCAATACGTTGACAGTTCGCATCCGGGATCTCGACAAGGTCGGCGCAGTCCTTGACAAATCAGTCACCTTGGGCGTGAACCAGGGCGGTGATCTCAGCTTCACCAACGACGATCCATCAGAAGCCACCACCGAAGCCCGAAAGCGCGCCGTCAAGGACGCACTCGACAAGGCCAATACGCTTGCTGAGGCTGCCGGCGTGAAATTGGGCGACATCGTTGAGATCTCCGAGCAGATGCATCAGCGCGCCCCAATGCCCTTTGCTGGCAAGGCTGTGCGGATGCAGGCCTCCGCCGAAGCTGTGCCGGTGGAAGCGGGCGAGAACGCCTACCAGGTACAGGTCAATGTGACGTTTGAACTCGACCGGTAG
- a CDS encoding DUF11 domain-containing protein: MIMFTFPTDRTTVNNVMETTMKPLAEKARSPRWLLVAGMALSTTLIPLSGINQASAQDRTIEELEVLETPGDAEGPRIELEPLEPAVEPDLTPFLEKRGAQLNCDYVEYRLRLGVRGTPDMIAHPGLDAFLTNVTFEFTDQFPANLSIVDASFSGDIIGVGGGAVPPHVVSTTATLDDTATQSDFHLSAADLDGDGSLTERAIDITIKAKIDQAAFPVATNVDNQAKVAVIRTATGGLVATIPSHDPALPDDGDWKTGDPTTISIDVTDCDPPPPPPPPGDGPEEACFSVETGEVDCLPGGGAYIYRMDVGPEMAGNVVTVTSTTPGITIDPPSQAVPAGGGTFEWEITGALPGDTVHLIVTGIETYAGPAEGVGLCCSQVVDIEIPEDLECPPDDEGEPDIKVEKRADEAECEIDGSCDFTIRVSNAGDAPYTGKIVLDEVTTPVNATVVSGPNAPWTCVPMASPMSCEHPETTLNPGEFVELKLGFQPGPAWSWSAIRNCAEYDYTASGKDPFGDPTNDKACATIAICLPGDPACTRPENDIPDIAVRKRAEPTVCTPDGLCTYVVTILNAGATPINGPVSFVDTFPAGDVASASFSPSPPWSCAPLAGNTFQCDHPGLNLVPGASTDILVTTIVGDYPTNEVENCAKVTALEGETNLANNEACATATIPGIPGGQPQMRIQKTCELTVSLAEGVACRITVSNAGTATPVGPVRVNDAAEIIGSGAPVNIQTVTPDGPEWSCGAVPAANLTCEIPGATMTPGTARHFDVTVNVSPNQRFENCARGSFGPAPGDDIVYPIGEACAQGGTQISVEKTGDAECLLGQPCTFQITIRNEGPSSISGPVRIGDALRVEGFGGVPARIVSVNPPFGCSPEPTELPFACEAGLTLASGESRAHEVVVELPEDGGLANEVGNGASGRNCAAVIDRDADVRTAPSLSGTPDGDGDSRAYDCHDFTVLADEEEDQQCSPGLVLNNAGRCVCPEGTTFRNGRCVGTQTAPVPLPTPRPTPPREPEPKPQADPRPQCRLLPGQIRTRDGRCVCPRGTRLTNGRCVKPQVERECPRGTTGTPPNCRPIRQQCRLLPGMIRTQDGQCVCPRGTRLVAGACRKPEVQRQCPPGTTGRYPNCVPIVQPRCPRGTTGKFPNCRPVVQRRCPPGTTGKYPNCRQIRVTPPVNRVPRQQLDRPLRINPQLLRPRDKGNQLQ, from the coding sequence ATGATCATGTTCACTTTTCCCACCGACCGGACCACGGTCAACAACGTCATGGAGACGACCATGAAACCCCTTGCAGAAAAAGCGCGCTCGCCGCGCTGGCTGCTGGTGGCGGGCATGGCGCTCTCCACCACGCTCATACCGCTTTCCGGCATCAATCAGGCCAGCGCCCAGGACCGGACAATCGAAGAGCTTGAGGTTCTCGAAACGCCGGGCGACGCCGAAGGCCCACGCATTGAGCTTGAGCCATTGGAACCCGCAGTCGAGCCCGATCTGACGCCTTTCCTTGAAAAGCGTGGAGCACAGCTCAATTGCGATTATGTGGAATACCGCCTGCGACTCGGCGTGCGCGGCACACCTGATATGATCGCCCACCCGGGCCTCGACGCGTTTCTCACCAATGTAACCTTCGAGTTTACCGATCAATTTCCCGCCAATCTGTCGATTGTCGACGCCAGTTTCAGCGGCGACATCATCGGTGTCGGCGGTGGAGCCGTTCCACCCCATGTGGTCAGCACGACCGCAACCCTGGACGACACGGCCACCCAGTCGGACTTCCACCTTTCCGCCGCCGATCTCGACGGCGACGGCAGTCTGACCGAGCGCGCAATCGACATCACCATCAAGGCAAAGATCGACCAGGCGGCGTTCCCTGTCGCAACCAATGTCGACAATCAGGCCAAAGTGGCCGTGATCCGCACGGCAACGGGCGGGCTTGTCGCCACCATTCCGTCGCACGATCCCGCCCTGCCGGACGATGGCGACTGGAAGACCGGCGACCCGACAACCATCTCGATCGACGTGACGGATTGCGATCCGCCACCGCCACCTCCGCCGCCCGGTGACGGGCCGGAAGAGGCCTGTTTCTCGGTCGAGACCGGTGAGGTGGACTGCCTTCCCGGCGGCGGCGCCTATATTTATCGCATGGACGTGGGGCCGGAAATGGCAGGCAATGTCGTCACCGTCACCTCCACCACGCCCGGCATCACCATCGATCCGCCAAGCCAGGCCGTTCCGGCCGGCGGTGGCACGTTCGAATGGGAAATCACCGGCGCACTGCCCGGCGATACGGTGCATCTGATCGTCACCGGCATCGAGACCTATGCGGGTCCGGCCGAAGGCGTCGGCCTGTGCTGTTCACAGGTGGTCGACATCGAGATCCCCGAAGACCTCGAATGCCCACCCGACGATGAAGGCGAGCCCGATATCAAGGTCGAAAAGCGCGCCGATGAGGCCGAGTGCGAGATCGATGGTTCATGCGATTTCACCATTCGCGTCTCCAATGCGGGTGACGCCCCTTACACCGGCAAGATCGTGCTGGATGAGGTGACGACCCCCGTCAATGCAACGGTGGTCTCGGGGCCAAATGCGCCATGGACCTGCGTGCCGATGGCCAGCCCCATGTCGTGCGAGCATCCCGAAACGACCCTCAATCCGGGCGAATTCGTGGAGTTGAAACTCGGTTTCCAGCCGGGGCCGGCATGGAGCTGGAGCGCGATCCGCAACTGCGCCGAATATGACTACACGGCCAGCGGCAAGGATCCGTTCGGCGATCCGACCAACGACAAGGCCTGCGCCACAATCGCGATCTGCCTGCCGGGCGATCCGGCCTGCACACGGCCGGAAAACGACATCCCGGACATCGCCGTGCGCAAGCGCGCAGAACCCACGGTCTGCACGCCGGATGGTCTTTGCACCTATGTCGTGACCATCCTCAATGCGGGCGCGACGCCGATCAACGGTCCCGTCAGCTTCGTGGACACGTTCCCGGCCGGTGATGTCGCTTCGGCATCGTTCAGCCCCTCACCGCCCTGGTCGTGCGCGCCGCTCGCCGGCAACACGTTCCAGTGCGATCATCCGGGCCTGAACCTCGTGCCGGGCGCATCGACGGACATTCTCGTGACCACAATCGTTGGCGACTATCCGACAAACGAGGTCGAGAACTGTGCGAAAGTGACCGCGCTTGAAGGCGAAACCAATCTCGCCAACAACGAGGCGTGCGCGACGGCGACCATACCGGGCATCCCCGGCGGCCAACCGCAAATGCGCATCCAGAAGACCTGTGAGCTCACCGTCTCGCTCGCCGAAGGTGTGGCCTGCCGGATCACGGTCAGCAATGCCGGAACGGCAACACCCGTCGGCCCGGTTCGCGTCAACGACGCCGCCGAGATCATCGGCAGCGGTGCGCCGGTCAATATCCAGACTGTCACGCCTGATGGTCCGGAATGGTCGTGCGGCGCAGTGCCTGCGGCAAATCTCACCTGTGAGATTCCCGGCGCCACCATGACGCCCGGTACCGCGCGGCACTTCGATGTGACGGTCAATGTCTCACCCAATCAGCGGTTCGAAAACTGCGCACGCGGTTCCTTCGGCCCGGCTCCGGGAGACGACATCGTCTATCCCATCGGCGAGGCCTGTGCTCAGGGCGGCACGCAGATCTCGGTCGAGAAGACCGGCGATGCAGAGTGCCTGCTTGGCCAGCCGTGCACGTTCCAGATCACCATCCGCAATGAAGGTCCGTCATCGATCTCCGGTCCGGTTCGCATCGGCGATGCGCTTCGGGTCGAAGGGTTTGGCGGCGTTCCGGCCCGGATCGTTTCGGTGAATCCGCCCTTCGGCTGTTCCCCCGAACCGACCGAGCTTCCCTTCGCTTGCGAAGCCGGCCTCACCCTTGCCAGTGGCGAGAGCCGCGCGCATGAGGTCGTTGTCGAGTTGCCGGAAGATGGCGGCCTCGCCAATGAAGTGGGCAATGGTGCATCGGGACGCAACTGCGCTGCGGTGATCGACCGTGATGCGGATGTGCGCACCGCACCCTCGCTTTCCGGTACGCCGGATGGTGATGGAGATAGCCGTGCCTATGACTGCCATGACTTCACCGTCCTGGCAGACGAGGAAGAGGACCAGCAATGTTCGCCGGGTCTCGTCCTCAACAATGCAGGGCGCTGTGTCTGTCCGGAAGGCACCACCTTCCGCAACGGCCGGTGCGTCGGCACGCAGACCGCCCCGGTCCCACTGCCCACGCCGCGGCCAACACCGCCGCGCGAGCCGGAGCCCAAGCCGCAGGCAGATCCCCGGCCGCAATGCCGGCTCCTGCCGGGTCAGATCCGCACACGCGATGGTCGTTGTGTCTGCCCACGCGGAACACGGCTGACCAACGGCCGCTGCGTCAAGCCGCAGGTCGAGCGCGAATGCCCGCGCGGCACGACGGGCACACCGCCCAATTGCCGGCCAATCCGCCAGCAGTGCCGCCTGCTTCCGGGCATGATCCGCACACAGGACGGACAATGCGTCTGTCCGCGCGGAACACGTCTGGTGGCCGGTGCCTGCCGCAAGCCGGAGGTGCAGCGACAGTGCCCGCCGGGAACCACGGGCCGCTATCCCAACTGTGTACCCATCGTGCAACCGCGCTGTCCGCGTGGCACTACAGGAAAATTCCCCAACTGCCGTCCTGTTGTGCAGCGCCGCTGCCCGCCGGGCACCACGGGCAAATACCCGAATTGCCGGCAGATCCGCGTGACGCCGCCGGTCAACCGGGTGCCCCGGCAGCAGCTTGATCGTCCGCTGCGCATCAATCCGCAACTCCTGCGGCCGCGCGACAAGGGCAATCAACTCCAATAA
- a CDS encoding isopeptide-forming domain-containing fimbrial protein, translating into MNESNATHNFRGWFCNNEAYRAASGIHRQAGGSGYDGINVYCGQLEQARHSAALNFSDFAWDQTIGGTGWLLNLTKDGVLLDNGSGLSGEDVQPYLAASDNDTADYDSSKEVYVLPGSGYGATTSQRPTDIPENSFAETGSCASNILKVDQEDSTCSLTVSGRPDLSISISAPGGVYHAPGDTMDMSVSATNLGPGPVETSDGFAIIVSVPAGWTASPVPGCTVSGQTVSCAINTPLSPAPVPGGSGGNIGFTIPLVANSDAVSGSYPLVVSLDRSVSDGDTDPTNDDFVLSNDQAQGTVQFVKLPRLTLRKTTLDDVGSFTFTGNNGWETQTITTVSQGVAQPGATQILAEVDVQTVISETLPPNWVLVDVVCLGMGAGGAVSFNESSFTLSPEAVAVDSEIDCAVINQKVLLNTSKGSDVGNGVGVQVGDTITYTLTSVVTGGVTTQDLVVTDTLGAGLDFGSVTTPGAFVPDTGSAPSLSFTLPAGTAAGTYSVSYTATVSDSASGSVSNSAVADVGECSPCATMNSLVELSTSKASDVGDGVGVQAGDTITYTLTTLVTGGTTTQDLVLTDTLGAGLDFGGVTAPGAFVPDTGSAPTLSFTLPAGTAAGTYSVSYTATVSDSASGSVSNGAVADVGDCSPCATTNPLVELSTSKASDVGDGVGVQAGDTITYTLTTVVTGGVTTQDLVLTDTLGAGLDFGSVTTPGAFVSDTSGAPILSFTLPAGTAAGIYTVSYTATVSDSASDSVSNSAVADVGDCSPCMTSNPLVELSSSKTSDVGDGVGVQAGDTITYTLTAEVTGGTTTQDLVLTDTLGPGLDFNTVIVPGAFIADAGSAPVLSFRLPAGSAAGTHSVSYTATVSESATGPLSNSVVANVGECTSCTMANPLVRLGTSKTSDVGDGASVEIGDALTYTLTTVVADGTTTRDLELTDTLGPGLRFGSVVSSGLFEAETGAAPELSFKLPAGTPAGTHSITYTAVVDEDAPVTLSNTVVASNGACAPCRTENHIPPDVSVAKSLVTEGGAVPRLAELGEPLTFEIVLTNVGSAAIDFSVLDVLDPHLRFVAASHGGRHSSGTVEWTGLTVPQREGSTNGQLVLRVDASVVERLAHPADTVVNFAKVPAEADPDCPSEQCVVLPLQFPGLSLAKTGEFSDMDGDGLASPGDVLLYEFEVTNTGKLPVTDIRIEDHGPKFNGHAANGRLSDVQPATLALEAGETERFSASYMLTQADIKNGAGTSEAVVNTAIAYGSVLDGGGAVFSLASNESTLPLTLPAGAGNLAISKTAERTTIRRGELAPFTIIVTNNSDGPVRGLKVEDRLPPGFRFVEGSALVDGAPAAPVVNGRLLRFDDILLEARSSIEIRLSMNAPASIGPGVYINTAVLTDPLGRRISSEAQASVRIEEEPVFDCGDVIGRVFDDINRNGYSDEGEPGLPGVRLAAVEGKLTTTDAAGRFHIPCASLPDQRLGTNYVVKVDTRTLPSGYRLTTEHVRVVRLTAGKMTKINFGASIYRLVRLDLRSDAFMQGRSVLRQDWLSAVDQLIEILDREPSILRVSYLDEEGSRTLARHRLAWVEKRIINHWRQWGGRYRLDIETRVLTGKVRPPGYSGFDLGETIGE; encoded by the coding sequence GTGAACGAGAGCAACGCCACGCATAATTTCCGGGGCTGGTTTTGCAATAATGAGGCGTATCGCGCAGCCTCGGGGATTCATAGGCAGGCTGGAGGGAGTGGCTACGATGGTATCAATGTCTACTGTGGTCAATTGGAGCAAGCGCGCCACTCGGCGGCTCTGAATTTTTCCGATTTTGCATGGGATCAAACGATTGGCGGCACAGGCTGGCTGCTCAATCTGACCAAGGATGGGGTTCTTCTCGACAATGGAAGCGGACTTTCGGGAGAGGATGTCCAGCCATATCTCGCTGCTTCCGACAACGATACGGCTGATTACGATTCCAGCAAGGAGGTTTATGTTCTGCCGGGATCCGGCTATGGGGCTACGACATCACAAAGACCAACGGACATTCCCGAAAACTCTTTTGCGGAAACAGGCAGTTGCGCGAGCAACATCCTAAAGGTCGACCAGGAAGACAGCACCTGTTCTCTCACGGTCTCGGGTCGACCCGATCTTTCAATTTCCATCTCAGCGCCGGGGGGTGTTTACCACGCGCCAGGCGACACGATGGATATGAGTGTGAGTGCCACCAATCTTGGCCCCGGTCCTGTCGAAACCTCTGATGGATTCGCCATCATAGTTTCCGTGCCGGCAGGGTGGACAGCCAGCCCGGTTCCCGGGTGTACGGTCTCAGGACAAACGGTGTCGTGTGCTATAAACACGCCTCTTTCGCCCGCTCCTGTCCCTGGAGGCAGCGGGGGAAACATAGGCTTCACCATCCCGTTGGTCGCAAACTCGGATGCCGTTTCCGGAAGCTATCCGCTTGTTGTCTCGCTTGACCGGTCTGTCTCCGACGGAGACACCGACCCGACGAACGATGATTTTGTTCTGTCAAACGATCAGGCGCAGGGGACTGTGCAGTTCGTCAAATTGCCCAGACTCACGCTTCGTAAGACCACCTTGGATGATGTCGGTAGTTTCACCTTCACCGGCAACAATGGATGGGAGACTCAGACGATCACCACCGTGTCCCAAGGCGTTGCTCAGCCGGGAGCTACGCAGATCCTGGCAGAGGTCGACGTCCAGACGGTCATTTCAGAGACTTTGCCACCCAATTGGGTTCTGGTCGACGTTGTCTGTTTGGGAATGGGGGCAGGGGGAGCGGTGTCGTTTAATGAGAGTTCGTTCACACTTTCTCCTGAGGCTGTGGCGGTCGACAGCGAGATCGACTGTGCGGTTATCAATCAGAAGGTCTTGTTGAATACTTCGAAGGGCTCGGATGTTGGCAATGGCGTCGGCGTCCAGGTAGGCGACACGATCACCTACACGCTGACCAGCGTGGTGACGGGCGGTGTGACGACGCAGGATCTGGTTGTGACCGACACGCTGGGGGCGGGGCTCGACTTTGGCAGTGTCACGACGCCAGGGGCTTTCGTTCCAGATACGGGAAGCGCGCCGAGCCTCTCCTTCACCTTGCCTGCCGGCACGGCAGCGGGAACCTATAGCGTGTCCTATACGGCGACGGTGTCTGACAGCGCATCGGGATCGGTTTCGAACAGTGCGGTGGCCGATGTGGGGGAATGCTCTCCCTGCGCGACCATGAACTCGCTTGTTGAGCTCAGTACATCGAAGGCTTCGGATGTGGGTGACGGAGTTGGTGTTCAGGCGGGGGACACGATCACCTACACGCTGACCACACTCGTAACCGGAGGGACCACAACACAGGATCTGGTTCTGACCGACACGTTGGGGGCGGGGCTCGACTTTGGCGGTGTCACCGCGCCTGGGGCTTTCGTTCCAGATACGGGCAGCGCGCCGACTCTGTCCTTCACCTTGCCTGCCGGCACGGCAGCGGGAACCTACAGCGTGTCCTACACGGCTACGGTTTCTGACAGTGCTTCGGGATCGGTTTCGAACGGTGCGGTGGCGGATGTGGGGGATTGCTCTCCCTGCGCGACCACGAACCCGCTGGTGGAACTGAGCACGTCGAAGGCTTCGGATGTGGGCGATGGTGTCGGCGTACAGGCGGGGGACACGATCACCTATACGCTGACCACTGTGGTGACGGGCGGCGTGACGACACAGGATCTGGTTCTGACCGACACGCTGGGCGCAGGGCTCGACTTTGGCAGTGTCACGACGCCAGGGGCCTTCGTCTCAGATACAAGCGGCGCACCGATCCTGTCCTTCACCTTGCCCGCCGGAACGGCAGCGGGAATCTACACCGTGTCCTACACGGCGACGGTATCAGACAGTGCATCGGATTCGGTCTCGAACAGCGCCGTGGCCGATGTGGGCGATTGTTCGCCCTGCATGACCTCCAATCCACTTGTTGAATTGAGCTCATCCAAAACATCGGATGTAGGGGACGGTGTTGGGGTTCAGGCGGGGGACACAATCACCTATACGCTTACGGCCGAGGTGACGGGAGGAACGACGACACAGGATCTGGTTTTGACCGACACGCTTGGGCCGGGGCTCGATTTCAACACGGTAATCGTGCCTGGCGCATTCATTGCCGACGCCGGTTCCGCGCCGGTTCTGTCCTTCAGACTCCCAGCGGGATCGGCGGCGGGGACACACAGCGTTTCCTATACGGCGACGGTCTCCGAGAGTGCTACCGGACCCCTGTCCAACTCGGTGGTCGCGAATGTGGGAGAATGCACATCCTGTACAATGGCAAATCCGCTGGTTCGGCTAGGTACGTCAAAGACGTCGGATGTGGGCGACGGTGCGTCCGTCGAAATCGGAGACGCGCTGACCTACACATTAACGACGGTGGTTGCAGACGGGACGACAACGCGGGATCTCGAATTAACCGATACGCTCGGGCCCGGGCTCAGATTCGGCAGTGTGGTCAGTTCCGGCCTGTTCGAAGCAGAAACAGGTGCAGCACCGGAGCTTTCCTTCAAGCTTCCCGCGGGAACGCCGGCTGGAACTCACAGCATCACCTATACGGCTGTCGTCGACGAGGATGCACCGGTGACCTTGTCCAACACAGTGGTTGCCAGCAATGGGGCGTGTGCACCTTGCCGAACGGAAAACCATATTCCTCCGGATGTGAGTGTTGCAAAATCGCTTGTGACGGAGGGAGGCGCGGTTCCGAGGCTCGCCGAATTGGGAGAGCCCCTTACATTCGAGATCGTGCTGACCAATGTCGGTAGCGCTGCCATCGACTTTTCCGTGCTCGATGTTCTGGACCCGCATTTGCGGTTTGTGGCCGCCAGCCACGGTGGACGCCACAGCAGCGGTACTGTCGAGTGGACAGGCTTGACTGTCCCGCAGCGCGAGGGGAGCACCAACGGTCAACTTGTTCTGAGGGTCGATGCCTCTGTGGTCGAACGACTGGCACACCCGGCGGATACGGTAGTCAACTTTGCCAAAGTCCCCGCTGAAGCGGACCCAGATTGCCCCTCCGAACAATGCGTTGTCCTGCCTCTCCAGTTCCCCGGGCTGAGCTTGGCCAAAACCGGCGAATTCTCGGATATGGATGGCGACGGCCTGGCTTCACCCGGCGATGTTCTCCTATACGAGTTTGAAGTCACCAATACCGGCAAGCTTCCGGTCACCGACATTCGGATCGAGGACCATGGACCTAAGTTCAACGGGCATGCTGCGAATGGCCGCTTGTCTGATGTACAGCCGGCAACGCTAGCGCTGGAGGCAGGGGAGACGGAGCGCTTTTCAGCCAGCTATATGCTCACGCAGGCTGATATCAAGAATGGTGCGGGAACCTCCGAGGCGGTTGTGAACACAGCAATTGCTTATGGCTCAGTTTTGGATGGCGGTGGAGCGGTGTTTTCGCTCGCTTCGAACGAAAGCACGCTGCCACTGACATTACCGGCTGGGGCCGGCAACCTTGCGATCAGCAAAACTGCGGAAAGAACGACCATCCGGCGGGGTGAGTTGGCGCCATTCACGATCATCGTAACCAACAATAGCGATGGGCCCGTTCGAGGATTGAAAGTGGAGGATCGGCTTCCGCCGGGGTTTCGCTTTGTTGAAGGTTCTGCACTGGTGGATGGAGCGCCGGCAGCCCCGGTCGTGAATGGCCGTTTGTTGCGCTTCGATGACATTTTACTGGAGGCACGCAGTTCCATTGAAATCCGCCTGAGCATGAACGCCCCGGCGTCTATAGGCCCAGGTGTTTACATCAACACTGCGGTGCTGACCGATCCGCTCGGTCGCCGGATATCCTCCGAAGCTCAAGCCAGTGTCCGGATAGAAGAGGAGCCGGTTTTCGACTGCGGTGATGTGATCGGTAGAGTTTTCGACGACATAAACCGGAACGGGTATTCGGATGAAGGTGAACCGGGACTGCCGGGGGTGCGCTTGGCCGCAGTGGAAGGGAAGTTGACAACGACCGACGCGGCGGGTCGCTTTCATATACCATGCGCGTCGCTGCCAGATCAGCGTTTGGGGACCAACTACGTTGTCAAAGTCGATACTCGAACCCTGCCTTCCGGCTATCGCCTGACGACGGAACATGTCCGGGTGGTTCGTTTGACGGCGGGCAAAATGACCAAAATCAATTTTGGCGCATCTATCTACCGCTTGGTGCGGCTTGATCTTCGGAGTGACGCCTTCATGCAAGGGAGAAGTGTGCTGAGACAAGATTGGCTCTCCGCTGTCGATCAGCTGATCGAGATTCTCGACAGGGAGCCCTCCATCCTGCGGGTAAGTTATCTGGATGAAGAAGGCAGCCGCACCCTCGCCAGACATCGCCTTGCGTGGGTTGAAAAGCGCATCATAAACCATTGGCGTCAGTGGGGCGGCCGATATCGTCTGGACATTGAAACACGTGTGCTCACCGGCAAAGTCCGTCCACCTGGATATTCGGGCTTTGACCTGGGCGAGACCATCGGGGAGTGA
- a CDS encoding YcgN family cysteine cluster protein, giving the protein MTTKEFWKTKALAELNDQEWEALCDGCGKCCLAKLEDEETGEIYWTGVGCRLFDGETCRCSDYENRLKRVPDCVRLTPENVGNIPWLPSTCGYRLVAEGKDLPWWHPLVSGDQNTVHEAGISIRGRVKANEAQLAEPEDYFAFILDEEP; this is encoded by the coding sequence ATGACAACCAAAGAATTCTGGAAAACCAAGGCGCTTGCGGAGCTGAATGACCAGGAATGGGAGGCTCTCTGCGATGGCTGTGGTAAATGCTGTCTCGCCAAGCTTGAGGACGAGGAGACCGGCGAGATCTACTGGACAGGTGTGGGATGTCGCCTTTTCGACGGCGAAACTTGCCGATGCAGCGACTACGAGAACCGGCTCAAACGCGTTCCCGATTGCGTGCGGCTGACACCGGAGAACGTGGGCAATATCCCCTGGCTTCCGAGCACATGCGGCTATCGCCTTGTCGCGGAGGGCAAAGATCTGCCCTGGTGGCACCCGCTGGTTTCGGGTGATCAAAACACCGTGCATGAGGCTGGCATTTCTATTCGTGGCCGCGTGAAGGCCAACGAGGCTCAATTGGCAGAACCGGAAGATTATTTTGCATTCATTCTGGATGAGGAACCTTGA